GGCTCGGGCATTCTCGCGATTCTCGCGAAGAAGTGCGGCGCGAATCCCGTGATCGGCATCGACATCGATCCGCAAGCCGTCGAATCCGCGCGCCACAACAGCGAGCGCAATCACGCTGATGTGACGTACGGTTTGCCCGACGATTGTCCCGAAGGCGAGTTCGATATCGTCGTCGCGAACATTCTGTCGAATCCGCTGAAGCTGATGGCCTCGATGCTGTCGTCGAAGGTGAAGCCGGGCGGCCGCATTGCGCTGTCGGGCATTCTCGCGCGACAGGCAGAAGAAGTGGCGAGCGTCTACCGGCAGTGGATCGACATCGCCGTGTGGCGCGAACACGAAGGTTGGGTATGTCTTGCGGGAACGCGACGCGAAAGCAATTAGAATAAGGCATATTTGTTTGCTTCCGGCCCCATTCGGCACCTCATTTGGCATCTTGGCGGCTCACCGGTCTTTCGGCTCGATATGCTTCTAGCGACACGCTGTCCCTTCTGCGAAACCGTCTTCAGGCTCCAACCGGAGCAGCTCACGCTGCGCCGCGGACTCGTGCGTTGTGGCCATTGCAAAGAAGTATTCGATGCATCGAGCAGCCTGTTCGACGTGAGCAACGGCGTCAGTATCGACAAGGCGAAGCCCGTGACGATCGACGATGTCACGGCCTACACGCTCGGCTCGCTCGCGAACGGCGGCGCTGAAGCTGCGGTGCGGGAAACGAAGCCGGTGGCGCCGCCTGTCGTGACGCAGGTGCAGGAAGCGGCGCCCACGCAGCCGGTGGAAACGCAAAACGAGCGCCCCGCCGCTGCCGAACCCGAATCCAATCGCGAAACGGCGCGCGCAGAACAAGCGCCTGCGGGACCGCGCGTCGAAACCGAGGCGGCAGCGCAACCGTCGCCCGCCGCCGACGCGCAACACGCGCCGTCCGAACACGAGCCCGACTTCCGCGCGGAAGCATGGAATCCGTGGGCGCCCGCGCCCGATGCGTCGATCGACCGGCGCATCCGCCATAACGCGTCGACGATTCCGTTCAACCCCGTCACGATCCCGCGTTCCGCGCAACCGCCGCTCACGCTCGAACTCACCGAGTCCGAGCCGATGAATCTCGAGAAGGCGATCGCGCGCAACCCGGTCGAGCGCGACCCGGTCGAGCCGCACATCAAGGCGAGCGCCGAACAACAAGTCGAACAGCGCGTCGAGCCGACCGTCGCCGTGCAGACGGAGCCGAAGGTCGGACCGACTGCCGAAGCGCAATCGCAACCTCGCGTCGAAGAACCTGCCGTGGCGCCCGCACAGTCGAAAGCGGAGCCGGCCTTCGACGGCGCGTCCGCGCGCGACTTCGAACGCGACATGCGCGAATCGACGACGCACGCATGGCGCGAACCGGAATCGCTGCGCGAATCCGCAGAGACCCAGCGCGGCCAGGCAGCGCCAAAGCCCGAAGCCAAAGCGCCGCTGCACGATCCGTTCGACGACGATCTGCGCGAACCGCCGCGCGACAAGCCCAGCAAGCCCGCGTTCGAAAACGACGACCGCACCGTTTCGCCGTCAGCCGATCACGCCGGACAGCCGCGCGAGCGCGAACCGTACTTCGGCGCACCATCGGCGGAACCCGATCTCGAACCGCGCTTCGGCGCCGACGCGGGCGCACGCGATCAATACGGCGAG
This genomic interval from Paraburkholderia sabiae contains the following:
- a CDS encoding DUF3426 domain-containing protein, producing the protein MLLATRCPFCETVFRLQPEQLTLRRGLVRCGHCKEVFDASSSLFDVSNGVSIDKAKPVTIDDVTAYTLGSLANGGAEAAVRETKPVAPPVVTQVQEAAPTQPVETQNERPAAAEPESNRETARAEQAPAGPRVETEAAAQPSPAADAQHAPSEHEPDFRAEAWNPWAPAPDASIDRRIRHNASTIPFNPVTIPRSAQPPLTLELTESEPMNLEKAIARNPVERDPVEPHIKASAEQQVEQRVEPTVAVQTEPKVGPTAEAQSQPRVEEPAVAPAQSKAEPAFDGASARDFERDMRESTTHAWREPESLRESAETQRGQAAPKPEAKAPLHDPFDDDLREPPRDKPSKPAFENDDRTVSPSADHAGQPREREPYFGAPSAEPDLEPRFGADAGARDQYGEPYRTPFAAPHGGDDDAFAVTREPREPEAKRLMWHIGGGVAGGLLACLLLVQLAWWQRESVMVAWPDSQALFVKACSNLGCKIEPPRDIDGLLVEPSDLRQVDGPHKLELKMPLRNRFDLALAYPAVELTLLDENNNIAVRRVLWPQDYVKPGTPIAAGLPARTTQTMIVRLDTGDTVASNFRVQIFYP